From Erigeron canadensis isolate Cc75 chromosome 5, C_canadensis_v1, whole genome shotgun sequence:
ATGTAAACATCGACATGGAACCCAATCTTAATCACATTACAATGGACTTGTTTTCCTTCCCACAAAGCAGACAGCAGAGAACACGACTTGATCACGTAAATAAACGTATAACAATCAGGTAACAAACCGGTCCTAAACATATTTCTGTAAGTAAATAAAGCTTCTTGAAAAGGGCCCACATCGGAATAACTTCGAATCAAGGTGTTGTAGAGGAAAAGGTCTCTGTGAGACATTATGTCGAACACCTTGCGGGCATAATCCATTGATAAAGAAACAGACTTGTTGATGAGTTTGGTTGATACGGGGAGGCTTTTGTGGGACCCATTAGTGAAAATGAGAGCATGGACTTGTTGCAGTTGTGATATGCATGAACAACAGTTTATGAGATTGTTGAAATTAATAAAGGGAGGTTGGATTCTTTTCATGAGAGACCATGTACTATTAATTCTTGAATAAATAATGAATAACACAATTGTTTGAAAAAGTTTACTTTTACTCTGACAACTTTAGGGTGCGAAATTTTAAAGGAAgtataaaaaagagaaaacgtattttttgaaaggtaaatttcttcgtgtcgcgattcgacagcgggaagtgtagcatacgttgtcttaaccgggaaGTCCGCACTAGAGAGTttcctcgaagtagaaatgcctatttcaaatacccgatggggaaaaccccctaataatccgtccgaaggcacgatgatcaataggggtaaactctaCCCCTCAGACTGGAACCTGGGTTAATAAAAGAACTTCTTATGTACTTCCCAATCCAAGATCTCTTGCTTGTAagtcatttatttataaatattttcatttataaataaaattagagTATTAATTTCCCAACTTATTATTCGTTCATATAGTTGTTTAAATGCATTCCAAGTTAGAAACTTGCAAGTAaacaatgtttttaaaattcttGAGAATATAACttaatttaacaagggtaatcctttttatccaaaaaattttaaagggtttatatttcatttttaaggGATCTTAATACTACATTATCTTTATTACGAGTGTTTCTAGCGTACAAAGCTGGTTTCGTTTTCACTGTAATATCAATCAACAGATATAATATACGGTAGTATTCATCAATACACCTTTTTAAGGCAATTCACATTCCGTGGTGGCAAGTGCAGTTCTGGAGAAAGCTGGTCATGAGTAGCTTCCTGGATAAGCGCCATAGCATTTGCATCCTTCTTTTTGGCTACTTTGCACCGAAGCAGATCTGTATCAGCTCAGCGAATAAAGAACACTAACAGTGCTCTGAaaccagatttgttggtaaacAGGAACACCTACACTCAATTTTGATAATGAAAACGAGAGTTCTGCACTCAAAGTCAAAGAACAACTTTTATTTCTCTCAGAAAATTGCATACATAGTCCATCAGACTCACAGCGCTTTCAATAGGCAAAATAACAAACGGAAATAGACAAACTATCCTGAAAAACGAGGACGACAACTGAGTATCAATATTAATTTCCTGAAGCTTGATCACAACTTTGGGAGatctatatataacatcatcCATTTTCTGCGAAAACTACGAAGATACTCTTTAGAGTATTATCTTATAACACAATCCGTATAACCCAAACATACAAGGTCAAATTGTTGTTAAAACCCTAAAACCACCAACACACTTCAAGCAAATCTCCTTAAACATCTGAAATTCTGAATCTGCCTGAGCTGGCATTGTTTACAATGTCTTGACCTAAACACAAGAGCAGAATATGACTTCTAACACCTTCTAGCAACAAAAGGTCTAATTCAAAAACCATCCAAGTTGTTCAAAAAGTACAAAATATATGACGGCCTTTACCATTAGTTTTTTTCTATCTACACATGGAACAACCATTTCATGATTTCATCCATAACAAAAAGAGAACAAAAGGTTAGGCCTTGTTTCCCATGCTATCAAATATCAAAGTCAAACGCGCCACAAACACGGTAGCAAAAAAGTTGTGTGGGCCCATAAGTTCCGAGTTCAAACAGACGAATACCGCAATGGTAAATAATCAGGCACCTCAATATTCTTCAACACCAGACTCTCTTTCAAGCCCGTAATTTTGACCTCTTCATTCGAGTATCCATCCATGAACACATTTGTGATCTGTAACAAAATGACCAACATCCATTTTGTTTCAATAAGACAGGATCATTTGCATGTGAAAATATCAAGACAATGACTAGTACCTGGGTGCACCCAAACAATTTGAGCAATTTCAGTGAGAGGCAGCTATCTACAATCAACCCGAGGGTCTCATCCGTCATATCACGACACCAGGATAAGTCTAAAGTCTGTAAATCTTTGGCATGTTTAGCAAGTGATAAAGCGGTGTGAATACCAACCTGAAAAAAGGCCACAGAACCCTCAACAAGTATAGCAAACATGATAACTATCATAACCcattatatatatggaaaaaaacaTTGATACGAGAAACTGAAGCATGTACCTTATCAACATGATTAAGGGATAGCTCCCTCAAAGGCCCTCCACAGGCTTCAACATATGCAGCGACAGCCTCATCACTATCACATTGTTTTGATAACTATGAGAATATCTTAAGAACCAAATGCATTGAtggaagaaattgaaaaatctcAAGCATATGTTATCCCTTTGTGATGCttatattagttaataaaatgtaaaaactaaTCTTTCTGCACAAAAACAGTGaacaaaaaaaagggtaaacctGAATGCATTGCGGCAAAATTTCATTGTTTGGATTTTTTGACAACCATTTGCAAGATGCCCCAGTGCATTGTCGGTCAATTTACACAAGTTGGTCAGATCTATCGCACATAGGCCAGGACAATTTTCTGCAATTGCTTTCAGCGCTTTATCTGTTAATTTCCTGATCATATTCGAATAGTGACcaaaatcaatacaagttgTAACACGTATTAACATATAACATGGATCCTGCAAAGTCCAAACAAAACTCACATGCAATCTGCCAATACAAGCTCCTTCATCTTCTGACCTTGAACAGCCACAAATTTTATAACGAAAGAATCATTAATAGTTTCAAAACGAGAAATAGACAGCACCTCCAAATGTTTTAGCTTCATTAGTGCAGGAAGAATACCCTTATCATCAAGACCAAAACACTCATCTATGTACAACTCTTTCAAGATTGGTCCTACCTTGTCAGCTAAACTAACCATACCATCAGGAGTGAGTAACGAGCAGCACCCAAGATTTATAGATCTCAATGCGGGTGTAGAGGCAACAAGGGCATTAAGCCCGGCATCCGAAAGTCGGCATGCTCCCTTCAAAGATATATTCGTCAGTGCAGAAAACTTACTAGGCGAGTGAGCCAAAGTAGTATGTAAAACAAAGTCTGGAAAACATCGGCCACACTGATCCAGTTGTAATACCTAAcgacaaaaattcaaaatacgTGTTCTCAGTAAAATGATGAAGATCATTATTACAATGTGCCATCATAACATAAAATCTTAAAATGGTTATTAATGATTCTACCTACAAATATCAGTTACAAGCCAAACAGACAAACTGAGCCCCATAAACCCCTTTATAATAAAATAGAGTAAGCTTCCTGTTAAACtcacatttataaaaaaaaataaagataactcTAATATGCGGAAAAAGATAGGCAATAACCGGAGCATATGTTATTGTGACAACAGCTGTCCTAAAATGCAGCccaattttttgtttgtattttaaaaaGGCATAGAATAGAATACATATCATAATGTAGCAATCGTACACAAAATTTCCATAAAACTAGGAAAGAATGACACAGCTTGCTGAAAAGAATCTCACCGTGAGCTTGCTAGTATCAGTATTTTCAAGTGTCTTGGTGAACTGTTCCTCATTTAGCCATGAACAATCTCTTACACGTATCTCAGAAGGAGATCCCCTTGAAAGCAAGTCAAAAAAGTGAAGATTCATCCTCCGAGTGTCACAAAGTAGGTGCGTAAGCTTGTGTCTAAGTACATCAGGCACAGTTTCAAGGGAAGTTATTGCATCAGCATTTTCGACCATGACTGCCATACACAGGTCCTGCAATGATGGGGCCACCTTCTTCGAGCGACCACGTTGTTGGTTCTCCTTAGGAACCCATACAGGTGGAGAggattttattttgtttgaagTCGCATCCTTGTGTTGATCAGGCATGTTTGCTGCCCGGTCTCTAATTATTTTCATGGCGGTAGAGAAAGGACCAGGCCAGTCTTCCACATCCCCATTGGCTTTCGTTTCTGGCAGTTCAACTTCATCCTCGTCTTCTAGTTCGTCGTCCTCTCTGACAGAGAAATGAGCAAACCTTGATGCATTCCTTCTAGCTATACTTCTAAACATTTCCTTATGGCGCATATTAGAGCTAGTTCCAGCTCTTTCAATATCCATATTCACAGTCTCCGCAGCAGGTATCGCGGCATCCATCAAAATATCTATATGAGATTCCAAATGTGCATCAGCCAtgtcactttcattttcacttgatgatgatgatgatgatgatgacgatgaagatGGCTCGATCTTGATTACTTTTCCCTTCCAGCTATCTTTAAGTTGAAGACTAGCACTGTCCGATTCAGGGGAAAAATTGATCGGATAACTATTTAGATCGATGTCCATTTTATCCACCAACACCCCTTTGTTTTTATCTTGTCTACCATTTCCGTAACCAGTTGATTCTACTTTGGCCTCGTCAACTTGAACACTGGCTTCGCCTTTAGTATCCTTTTGAGAAGAAACAGTGGGCTTCTTCCCTGACCGTAATCTAGAAGCAACATCCCCTTGTGAAACAGGAGAATCCATTTTCAAATCCTCGGCAAGAATATCTTTTTGAGGCTTTCTTTTCCTAGTGGAAGCACCCACATTCTCAACAACAACTACATCACTatgaacattattattattattgaggTTAGAAGAAGTGGATGATGAGAGCCGAGCACTGCGTCTCAACCCGACTCGGGTGGAATCAGGAGTACCTAATCCATGCTTATTAGCGATAAGGTCAACCTCTTGTTTCGCGGGTGTTATGGGTTCGATTTTAACGCCACCATCATTAGCAGTTTTCggattaggattaggattaaGATTAGGAAGGGCTGATGAATGTTGGTTTTGAATTGAAGAAGGGACAATTTTTCTGGACCTTAAAACCTTCGTCATCTCTACTAATTTATTCTActctactactactactactacttatAAGGGAGAGGAAGGATAGATATATAgtgataataatataactatatctatatataaagaaaatatataaatatataaataaataaaaagtgaatGTAAAAAAGGGGAATGGAGTATACTTACTTAAATCATCATcgttggaggaggaggagaaaggtGTGTGATTGGATGATCGGCGGAGAAGGAAAGGGGAAATTAAAAGGACGGTTAGTatttatttttagggtttttggggaaattttaattttaatttatactcgtatatatatttgtttagtttactttagagagagagagagagagagagatagatagAAGAGGGAGGATACAAAATGGGGCAAGTGTGTAGGGCAAGATTCATGGAATTCCCGCCAATGCCCGCCCACTCTTCTGCTTCACACTCTACACATAcccatctatctatctatctatctatattggGTTCCATTCTATTTTGAAGCCCATATTGGTATGGTATGCAGCCTAAAATAGGCTTCAATCTAGTGATGGCTTGTACTAGTTTGATCTCATATCTTATTTTACTCTCTATTAAAATAACATACTTGCAAGATAAAAAGCAGCAAGGTTGGATTAAGTGGTTAACACCCTTGCATCTGGAGAAAGAGGTCATGGGTTCCATCCTCATCCTTTGCAAGGTTGGAGGTCattttctatctttagatagtacttggaagcagcctctctacactGTCGTGGTAGGgataaggttgtctacatcttaaccttcccatacaccgtcgaggtattgaaaCCCAAAACCCGTAAAAGACGGCATTGAACGTTACTTACTTGCAAGATACaagataaaaaatttaagactCTTGCAAGCCTATACTAATTCCCTTCCACCATGGATGTCCAATTATTTCATTGTTCCACTTTGGGTGTGTCATGGGTAATTTATGATATCATATCTCAAAACCAAGAAAGTCTTTTCCAGTGATGCAACTAGGTCACTTGCGGTGTATGCTTGATATTTTTGTTCTAAGTATAGCTTTTATCTGATATAAAAGTTTCTTGTGTCTTTAAACATTAGCTTAGTAGCCGGTTAAAGGGACATCTCCCCATTCAGAAGGTCTTATTTTCAAGCCTTGAGCTGGACATAGGAAGTCTTTTTATAAGGATTTGACTTGGATATACAGGTTCAAGTTTGATGGGCACTACCCTTATTAATCGTGCTTTGAAAAAAATGGTATCTCTTTACTTTTTcaaagagatgaaaaagtggtGGTGCGGGGTCTTATGTTAATATATCGTaccttattttattttctttttatttttgaacgacataattttataaataacaaaagacCATCTAATTAGATACTAAAGGTCATACAAGAAAATACAATCTAGCTTACAACAATTACATACAACTTGATTTAACTCAGAACTTTAACAGCTATTGAATATGATTGAAAAAACTTGTGTCAGTTACAGTTGCTAAAGACACAGGAGAAAACCATATAAACGAACGTCAAACCATCTGTTTTTACAGTTGCCATG
This genomic window contains:
- the LOC122599617 gene encoding F-box/LRR-repeat protein 4 isoform X2, with amino-acid sequence MDSPVSQGDVASRLRSGKKPTVSSQKDTKGEASVQVDEAKVESTGYGNGRQDKNKGVLVDKMDIDLNSYPINFSPESDSASLQLKDSWKGKVIKIEPSSSSSSSSSSSSENESDMADAHLESHIDILMDAAIPAAETVNMDIERAGTSSNMRHKEMFRSIARRNASRFAHFSVREDDELEDEDEVELPETKANGDVEDWPGPFSTAMKIIRDRAANMPDQHKDATSNKIKSSPPVWVPKENQQRGRSKKVAPSLQDLCMAVMVENADAITSLETVPDVLRHKLTHLLCDTRRMNLHFFDLLSRGSPSEIRVRDCSWLNEEQFTKTLENTDTSKLTVLQLDQCGRCFPDFVLHTTLAHSPSKFSALTNISLKGACRLSDAGLNALVASTPALRSINLGCCSLLTPDGMVSLADKVGPILKELYIDECFGLDDKGILPALMKLKHLEVLSISRFETINDSFVIKFVAVQGQKMKELVLADCMKLTDKALKAIAENCPGLCAIDLTNLCKLTDNALGHLANGCQKIQTMKFCRNAFSDEAVAAYVEACGGPLRELSLNHVDKVGIHTALSLAKHAKDLQTLDLSWCRDMTDETLGLIVDSCLSLKLLKLFGCTQITNVFMDGYSNEEVKITGLKESLVLKNIEVPDYLPLRYSSV
- the LOC122599617 gene encoding uncharacterized protein LOC122599617 isoform X1, which produces MTKVLRSRKIVPSSIQNQHSSALPNLNPNPNPKTANDGGVKIEPITPAKQEVDLIANKHGLGTPDSTRVGLRRSARLSSSTSSNLNNNNNVHSDVVVVENVGASTRKRKPQKDILAEDLKMDSPVSQGDVASRLRSGKKPTVSSQKDTKGEASVQVDEAKVESTGYGNGRQDKNKGVLVDKMDIDLNSYPINFSPESDSASLQLKDSWKGKVIKIEPSSSSSSSSSSSSENESDMADAHLESHIDILMDAAIPAAETVNMDIERAGTSSNMRHKEMFRSIARRNASRFAHFSVREDDELEDEDEVELPETKANGDVEDWPGPFSTAMKIIRDRAANMPDQHKDATSNKIKSSPPVWVPKENQQRGRSKKVAPSLQDLCMAVMVENADAITSLETVPDVLRHKLTHLLCDTRRMNLHFFDLLSRGSPSEIRVRDCSWLNEEQFTKTLENTDTSKLTVLQLDQCGRCFPDFVLHTTLAHSPSKFSALTNISLKGACRLSDAGLNALVASTPALRSINLGCCSLLTPDGMVSLADKVGPILKELYIDECFGLDDKGILPALMKLKHLEVLSISRFETINDSFVIKFVAVQGQKMKELVLADCMKLTDKALKAIAENCPGLCAIDLTNLCKLTDNALGHLANGCQKIQTMKFCRNAFSDEAVAAYVEACGGPLRELSLNHVDKVGIHTALSLAKHAKDLQTLDLSWCRDMTDETLGLIVDSCLSLKLLKLFGCTQITNVFMDGYSNEEVKITGLKESLVLKNIEVPDYLPLRYSSV